The DNA window CCTTAAATTTTGTCATATCGCTACATGcagaattttaaaatgtttaaaaaactATCTAAGCCATTTtcgtttatatattttttttttaaattcccATTCAACGCTCAAAATCCATATCGTTTCCTCCGTGTAACTCAATGAAGAAGTGCATACATTTTCCGGATTCTTTGCGGCGTAAAGAATTCCTTTCTCCAGCTCAGCTGTTGGCCATTACTAATTCCTGGCATTTTGAGAAATGTGTCGCATATATTACTtgctaataaattaataagagCATAAACAAATGGTCAATATGTCAGTGTGACGTCAATTTTTTGGCGGCTGCTTTGGCTGGCGCTGTCATAATTGGAAATCAACATTTGGTTTCCTCAATTTTTTCAATATTCCAAAgcaacataaacaaataagttGGCTTATTCAGAAAATGTGTGCCACGCAAACGGCtattttattcaaatgtataaatcaatttgcatatcATGGCTGGCATTAAACAAAGCGAGAATGAATATTATGGCTGATTTAAATCTGAATATATAcgcatacgagtatatgtatgGGCATAGGAAACAGAATCGCAAAAGACAATATTCGAATcgtttataaaaatgttttaacaCATTGCTCGTTTGATATTTCCATGTGCAAGTTTCGCTGTCTGTGTGTGGTATGATTCCATCCTCTTAATTAATGtcgattttttaattgctcGTTAATTTGGTCGAGttataaaatgattttatgGGCACGGCGTGATTGATTCATAAAGCGTGACACTGAATTGGAAAATGTGATCAGATTTGATCAAATTATGAGGGGATATTtgatacatattttaatgagCACCACTTAAGcgtacactgagcgaaatgcAACATCTGAACTACTGCCACTTTCGTTTGGAATTTGACTGACTCATTTCGTATGCTAATTTCCAAATAGAAGCGAAACCGAAAAGCTAAAGCCGTAGAACAGGGTTGGTTTTAAGTTTCAGTTTGAAGTTTgatgttatttaatttgctaAAAACCAAGACCAGTATCTGTCgtaaaagtataaaaagaGATGTTTATTTGATTAAGGTTATTTAAGACTTTTTATCGTCATTAAGCGTGTTTAATCTCAACAGATGGTGACAGCGCATTTGAAACTGGTTTATCATCAGCATGATTTAGAATGATTCCATTTCCCTCCGAATCTGATAGTGATTTTCCCGCAGTGTTGGATAAAAATAGTCACTGTTAAGCTTAGCAAACTACTACAAAATCGTATTGGGTGGGTGGATGTGGATCGTCTGCtcttggtggtggtggcattggtggtggtggtggtgctggtggtgcgggTTTCTGGTGGCCAGGCGCAGTAAATTCGGCAATGCTCAATGGTTTTACAGTGCTTTTcgtattttcctttttttcgcTCCACGAAAATTAGAAACACATTCTAAGATTTCCACAGGTCTGTGTGCGCGTTCacttcttttgtttatttcgcttggttttattttcgaaatgcTGCTGAAAACCATAAATTAGCTTGTTACTTTTGGAATGCCTGGCgttgtgtgtgggtgttttctgttttccctGTACTGGGAATCTCAAGAGCTAAATGAAGAAGTGGGGAACTGATTCAGTCGTTAGCGGTGATCGATCTGGTGAACAACTAGCACAGGATTTAACATGGAGAACATTGTGAGTGCAACTGGGTTATTGAAACCTAGGGCAAACACCTTGCACTTGAAAAAGTGTTATGGAACAGAGAAAATCCGTTTTTTTATCACGGATTTATACCAAATTACAAACAATGTAATGTGTAAAAACTCACTGAACGCATTTCTATGCTTTCTCCTCAGGACGAAGACCTGACCCCCGAGCAGATTGCCGTTCTGCAGAAGGCATTCAACAGCTTCGATCACCAGAAGACCGGCAGTATCCCCACCGAAATGGTGGCCGATATCCTCCGTCTTATGGGTCAGCCCTTCGACCGGCAGATCCTTGACGAGCTGATCGACGAAGTTGATGAGGACAGTAAGTATACTTAAGTCCTATATCGCGCTGTATCCAAGCTAACCCACCCAATTCTCCCGCAGAATCCGGTCGCCTGGAGTTCGAGGAGTTCGTCCAGCTGGCTGCCAAGTTCATCGTGGAGGAGGATGACGAGGCCATGCAGAAGGAGCTGCGCGAGGCCTTCCGCCTGTACGACAAGCAGGGCAATGGCTACATTCCCACCTCCTGCCTGAAGGAGATCCTCAAGGAGCTGGATGACCAGCTGACCGAACAGGAGCTCGACATCATGATTGAGGAAATCGATTCCGACGGCTCTGGCACCGTTGATTTCGATGGTAAGTGCGCGGACCAATTAGCCGCCGTCAGTCGGGCGATAAAGATCTTGGATTCCTTGGCCCCCTGCCAAGGTATTTTCCACACAAATTATATCAATTTGTTGCGGTGGAGCCCCCCGCCCCCAACCCGCTGACGAGGGGATACGCCCTTGTGGTGCTTTATTTATAGTTCTTTAGATCTTTACTCAGAAACAAGCAGAACATTTTGCCCCAGATTTCAAGGGGCTCTTCAACACTCCCATTTCAAAACCAATTTACTTTCTCATTTTTCGCCTTTTATAATTGGACGATCTGTGTACCAGTATTTAACAGACATTTTGTAAGGTATTAGGATAAATGATAGTGTAGTGAACTGGATTACCTTCAGTTCTTTTAGTATGTTgcattaataataaaagtataaTTCTGATGTATTATTCGGTAGGGACCAGCCCTAGTATTATTATTCAACCCATAATTAGAACGCCTTTGAGTTTTTGCCACTCAATTAATTATCTttttctaa is part of the Drosophila yakuba strain Tai18E2 chromosome 2R, Prin_Dyak_Tai18E2_2.1, whole genome shotgun sequence genome and encodes:
- the LOC6529300 gene encoding troponin C, with amino-acid sequence MENIDEDLTPEQIAVLQKAFNSFDHQKTGSIPTEMVADILRLMGQPFDRQILDELIDEVDEDKSGRLEFEEFVQLAAKFIVEEDDEAMQKELREAFRLYDKQGNGYIPTSCLKEILKELDDQLTEQELDIMIEEIDSDGSGTVDFDEFMEMMTGE